A genomic window from Anticarsia gemmatalis isolate Benzon Research Colony breed Stoneville strain chromosome 24, ilAntGemm2 primary, whole genome shotgun sequence includes:
- the LOC142983453 gene encoding uncharacterized protein LOC142983453 isoform X2 gives MDINNPHNQSYWFVLREDQSNVIFSSNNFTIQNPQRQEARYIVDTGDRQYIQINEAPVVVQETVSDTCDKEIIKTKDEDNFWDRNKVRLLLTLCLEHRFKNVAKDKSLWNEIAVHLGTNADECSRKYRNLRRTYIRLLKKKRLGKDIKWVHYNTCEEVFKECKSLPPSVLEPWEEHKVRRLLTLYIENLNKFRSPDCLQKDIWKDIATQLETTEYNCYHKFKNLKRGYFNWKEKSRGTGKPIKWLYHHYFERIFYNYNPSIGPWDKNKTRLLIDAYMQLADRFKNPRFQKKELWKEISASVGEEPSDCDKKFRNLKQTYIRLKMREDTGRCITKWRYYKDFEAIYGAPTCHSSTDAGTNKLASKAQEQDYVKQLLAFYVENKERFKDPLVKKKNVWRMIAPRIGLSTEECDRKFRNLKQTYLRLAEKKKETGNTNKSNWPYYSYFEKIFDEHSPSGNTCSHIGIDNITMNEIKRVVQEVQHRKENDKFEMLVRSVEESNNIQRERNRILQALLDSK, from the exons ATGGATATAAACAATCCTCACAACCAAAGCTACTGGTTTGTCCTCAGGGAAGACCAAAGCAATGTCATATTCAGCAGCAATAACTTTACCATACAAAATCCACAAA GGCAAGAGGCAAGATATATTGTAGACACAGGAGATAGACAATATATACAAATTAATGAAGCTCCAGTAGTTGTTCAAGAAACTGTCTCTGATACTTgtgataaagaaataattaaaaccaaAGATGAAGACAACTTCTGGGATAGAAATAAAGTAAGATTACTGCTTACATTATGTTTAGAGCATAGATTTAAAAATGTTGCCAAAGATAAATCACTGTGGAATGAAATTGCAGTCCACTTGGGCACTAATGCTGATGAGTGCAGTAGGAAGTACAGGAACCTCAGGAGAACATACATAAGACTATTGAAGAAGAAAAGATTAGGGAAGGATATTAAGTGGGTACATTATAACACTTGTGAGGAAGTGTTCAAGGAATGCAAGTCCCTGCCACCTTCTGTGCTGGAGCCCTGGGAAGAACACAAAGTCAGGAGACTACTCACTCTCTATATAGAAAATTTAAACAAGTTTAGAAGTCCTGACTGCTTGCAGAAAGATATTTGGAAGGATATAGCTACTCAACTAGAGACCACAGAATACAACTGTTATCATAAATTTAAGAATTTGAAAAGAGGGTACTTTAATTGGAAAGAAAAAAGTAGAGGAACTGGAAAGCCAATAAAGTGGctttatcatcattattttgaaagaatattttacaattacaatcCTAGTATTGGCCCAtgggataaaaataaaacaagattgtTAATAGATGCATACATGCAACTGGCTGACAGGTTTAAAAACCCTAGGTTTCAAAAGAAAGAGTTATGGAAAGAGATATCAGCATCTGTTGGAGAAGAGCCCAGTGATTGTGACAAAAAATTTCGTAATTTGAAACAAACTTACATCAGACTTAAAATGAGGGAAGATACAGGCAGGTGCATCACAAAATGGCGATACTACAAGGACTTTGAAGCTATATATGGTGCACCAACTTGTCACAGCAGTACTGATGCTGGGACTAACAAGCTTGCATCTAAAGCTCAAGAGCAAGACTATGTCAAACAGCTTCTAGctttttatgtagaaaataaagAGAGATTCAAGGACCCTCTGGTTAAGAAGAAAAACGTATGGCGAATGATTGCGCCTAGAATAGGTTTATCGACGGAAGAATGCGATCGAAAATTtcgtaatttaaaacaaacatatctCAGGTTGGCAGAGAAAAAGAAGGAAACTGGAAACACCAACAAAAGCAACTGGCCATACTACTCATATTTTGAGAAGATATTTGATGAGCATTCACCTTCAGGAAACACATGCAGTCATATTGGCATTGACAACATTACAATGAATGAAATAAAGAGAGTAGTACAAGAAGTACAGCACAGGAAGGAGAATGATAAATTTGAAATGCTTGTTCGCTCTGTGGAGGAGTCTAATAACATACAAAGAGAAAGAAATAGAATACTGCAGGCTCTGTTGGACAGCAAATGA
- the LOC142983454 gene encoding nucleoplasmin-like protein isoform X1 gives MSDEYFYGVTLSSSHPVESWDPEAKAEYPRSNKLLIRQALLGPDAKPDELNVVQVEAMSLQETIKIPVAVLKAGEQRHARLDIEFPDAPVTFTLVQGSGPVHLIGQHLLGALVEEFEDMEEMEEEMLDEEEGDDSQFKEDESKRKASAGKRKTNEDEDDEEGEPKGKKAKMSNNAKGKAPSPKKNAKK, from the exons ATGTCGGACGAATATTTCTATG GTGTCACCCTGTCCTCTTCACATCCGGTAGAGTCATGGGACCCCGAAGCGAAGGCGGAGTACCCGCGCAGCAACAAGCTGCTCATACGCCAGGCATTGCTTGGACCAGACGCTAAGCCTGATGAGCTCAATGTAGTTCAG GTTGAAGCTATGTCACTTCAAGAAACTATCAAGATCCCTGTGGCAGTGTTGAAGGCAGGAGAACAGAGACACGCACGCCTTGACATTGAATTCCCTGACGCGCCCGTCACATTCACACTTGTACAG GGTTCAGGGCCAGTACATTTGATTGGCCAGCACCTGCTCGGTGCCCTAGTGGAGGAGTTTGAAGACATGGAGGAGATGGAGGAAGAGATGCTGGATGAGGAGGAAGGTGACGATTCTCAGTTCAAA GAAGATGAGAGTAAAAGGAAAGCATCAGCAGGCAAGCGCAAGACGAATGAG GATGAAGATGATGAGGAGGGTGAGCCTAAAGGCAAGAAGGCAAAAATGTCAAACAACGCCAAAGGCAAGGCTCCATCGCCTAAGAAGAACGCCAAGAAGTGA
- the LOC142983453 gene encoding uncharacterized protein LOC142983453 isoform X1, with amino-acid sequence MDINNPHNQSYWFVLREDQSNVIFSSNNFTIQNPQITGQEARYIVDTGDRQYIQINEAPVVVQETVSDTCDKEIIKTKDEDNFWDRNKVRLLLTLCLEHRFKNVAKDKSLWNEIAVHLGTNADECSRKYRNLRRTYIRLLKKKRLGKDIKWVHYNTCEEVFKECKSLPPSVLEPWEEHKVRRLLTLYIENLNKFRSPDCLQKDIWKDIATQLETTEYNCYHKFKNLKRGYFNWKEKSRGTGKPIKWLYHHYFERIFYNYNPSIGPWDKNKTRLLIDAYMQLADRFKNPRFQKKELWKEISASVGEEPSDCDKKFRNLKQTYIRLKMREDTGRCITKWRYYKDFEAIYGAPTCHSSTDAGTNKLASKAQEQDYVKQLLAFYVENKERFKDPLVKKKNVWRMIAPRIGLSTEECDRKFRNLKQTYLRLAEKKKETGNTNKSNWPYYSYFEKIFDEHSPSGNTCSHIGIDNITMNEIKRVVQEVQHRKENDKFEMLVRSVEESNNIQRERNRILQALLDSK; translated from the exons ATGGATATAAACAATCCTCACAACCAAAGCTACTGGTTTGTCCTCAGGGAAGACCAAAGCAATGTCATATTCAGCAGCAATAACTTTACCATACAAAATCCACAAA TTACAGGGCAAGAGGCAAGATATATTGTAGACACAGGAGATAGACAATATATACAAATTAATGAAGCTCCAGTAGTTGTTCAAGAAACTGTCTCTGATACTTgtgataaagaaataattaaaaccaaAGATGAAGACAACTTCTGGGATAGAAATAAAGTAAGATTACTGCTTACATTATGTTTAGAGCATAGATTTAAAAATGTTGCCAAAGATAAATCACTGTGGAATGAAATTGCAGTCCACTTGGGCACTAATGCTGATGAGTGCAGTAGGAAGTACAGGAACCTCAGGAGAACATACATAAGACTATTGAAGAAGAAAAGATTAGGGAAGGATATTAAGTGGGTACATTATAACACTTGTGAGGAAGTGTTCAAGGAATGCAAGTCCCTGCCACCTTCTGTGCTGGAGCCCTGGGAAGAACACAAAGTCAGGAGACTACTCACTCTCTATATAGAAAATTTAAACAAGTTTAGAAGTCCTGACTGCTTGCAGAAAGATATTTGGAAGGATATAGCTACTCAACTAGAGACCACAGAATACAACTGTTATCATAAATTTAAGAATTTGAAAAGAGGGTACTTTAATTGGAAAGAAAAAAGTAGAGGAACTGGAAAGCCAATAAAGTGGctttatcatcattattttgaaagaatattttacaattacaatcCTAGTATTGGCCCAtgggataaaaataaaacaagattgtTAATAGATGCATACATGCAACTGGCTGACAGGTTTAAAAACCCTAGGTTTCAAAAGAAAGAGTTATGGAAAGAGATATCAGCATCTGTTGGAGAAGAGCCCAGTGATTGTGACAAAAAATTTCGTAATTTGAAACAAACTTACATCAGACTTAAAATGAGGGAAGATACAGGCAGGTGCATCACAAAATGGCGATACTACAAGGACTTTGAAGCTATATATGGTGCACCAACTTGTCACAGCAGTACTGATGCTGGGACTAACAAGCTTGCATCTAAAGCTCAAGAGCAAGACTATGTCAAACAGCTTCTAGctttttatgtagaaaataaagAGAGATTCAAGGACCCTCTGGTTAAGAAGAAAAACGTATGGCGAATGATTGCGCCTAGAATAGGTTTATCGACGGAAGAATGCGATCGAAAATTtcgtaatttaaaacaaacatatctCAGGTTGGCAGAGAAAAAGAAGGAAACTGGAAACACCAACAAAAGCAACTGGCCATACTACTCATATTTTGAGAAGATATTTGATGAGCATTCACCTTCAGGAAACACATGCAGTCATATTGGCATTGACAACATTACAATGAATGAAATAAAGAGAGTAGTACAAGAAGTACAGCACAGGAAGGAGAATGATAAATTTGAAATGCTTGTTCGCTCTGTGGAGGAGTCTAATAACATACAAAGAGAAAGAAATAGAATACTGCAGGCTCTGTTGGACAGCAAATGA
- the LOC142983454 gene encoding nucleoplasmin-like protein isoform X2, translated as MSDEYFYGVTLSSSHPVESWDPEAKAEYPRSNKLLIRQALLGPDAKPDELNVVQVEAMSLQETIKIPVAVLKAGEQRHARLDIEFPDAPVTFTLVQGSGPVHLIGQHLLGALVEEFEDMEEMEEEMLDEEEGDDSQFKDEDDEEGEPKGKKAKMSNNAKGKAPSPKKNAKK; from the exons ATGTCGGACGAATATTTCTATG GTGTCACCCTGTCCTCTTCACATCCGGTAGAGTCATGGGACCCCGAAGCGAAGGCGGAGTACCCGCGCAGCAACAAGCTGCTCATACGCCAGGCATTGCTTGGACCAGACGCTAAGCCTGATGAGCTCAATGTAGTTCAG GTTGAAGCTATGTCACTTCAAGAAACTATCAAGATCCCTGTGGCAGTGTTGAAGGCAGGAGAACAGAGACACGCACGCCTTGACATTGAATTCCCTGACGCGCCCGTCACATTCACACTTGTACAG GGTTCAGGGCCAGTACATTTGATTGGCCAGCACCTGCTCGGTGCCCTAGTGGAGGAGTTTGAAGACATGGAGGAGATGGAGGAAGAGATGCTGGATGAGGAGGAAGGTGACGATTCTCAGTTCAAA GATGAAGATGATGAGGAGGGTGAGCCTAAAGGCAAGAAGGCAAAAATGTCAAACAACGCCAAAGGCAAGGCTCCATCGCCTAAGAAGAACGCCAAGAAGTGA